The Triticum aestivum cultivar Chinese Spring chromosome 3A, IWGSC CS RefSeq v2.1, whole genome shotgun sequence genome includes a region encoding these proteins:
- the LOC123062519 gene encoding probable signal peptidase complex subunit 1: MDWQGQKSAEMLMQVLLVASAVAAFLVGYAMADFQLMLLVYAGGVVLTALVTVPNWPFFNRHPLKWLDAAEADRHPRPQISSAPATTGGKKKTGKNK; encoded by the coding sequence ATGGATTGGCAGGGGCAGAAGAGCGCGGAGATGCTGATGCAGGTGCTGCTggtggcgtcggcggtggcggcgttcCTGGTCGGGTACGCGATGGCCGACTTCCAGCTGATGCTGCTCGTCTACGCCGGCGGGGTTGTCCTCACGGCGCTCGTCACCGTCCCCAACTGGCCGTTCTTCAACCGGCACCCGCTCAAGTGGCTCGACGCCGCCGAGGCTGATCGCCACCCCCGCCCGCAGATCAGCAGCGCACCAGCGACGACCGGGGGTAAGAAGAAGACCGGGAAGAACAAGTAG